In a genomic window of Roseiflexus castenholzii DSM 13941:
- a CDS encoding PrsW family intramembrane metalloprotease, with the protein MPASAKLVARAMVGSPIARPFGGCLFVAGMLALLGFAFLGHLALWILEPVTRVGIFLTGVLIGTVASLPLLALLRWLDRRERESLWLAIGAVVWGAVISTGLSAIFNALGFGFISVSLEIVGGVDSELIGQLLAATLVAPPVEEAFKGLAILVLFWFLRAEFDNVRDGIIYGALVGIGFNIAEYALYVMQGYAESGVAPFAEQFAGRFVFLGFNGHMLWSAICGAGVGFARQSTGGGCTTLGAPVAGYLAATFGHALNNSVGVFLLGVILVVMGYDVEGGLMSVSPFALWTAAAIMNVLVQGVFYVALLVLLALTSRWEREVIRTYLADEVGVSVTPEEYSAIVNDRMFGALGSRGTPWQLALAQNELAFRKWHVAREGGNPATDPLVAAWRQDIATLREEWLRSRQVSQA; encoded by the coding sequence ATGCCCGCTTCGGCGAAACTGGTTGCGCGCGCAATGGTCGGGTCTCCTATCGCGCGACCCTTTGGAGGGTGTTTGTTTGTTGCGGGGATGCTGGCGCTGCTCGGCTTTGCATTCCTGGGACATTTGGCGCTCTGGATTCTGGAACCTGTTACTCGCGTCGGCATTTTTCTGACCGGTGTTCTGATCGGTACGGTTGCATCGCTTCCCCTTCTGGCGCTGCTGCGCTGGCTCGACCGGCGCGAGCGCGAGTCGCTCTGGCTGGCGATCGGCGCTGTGGTGTGGGGCGCCGTTATCAGCACCGGTCTCTCTGCCATCTTCAATGCGCTTGGCTTTGGCTTCATCTCGGTCAGCCTGGAGATCGTCGGCGGGGTCGATTCCGAATTGATCGGGCAGTTGCTTGCGGCGACGCTGGTTGCGCCGCCGGTTGAGGAAGCGTTCAAGGGGCTGGCGATCCTGGTGCTCTTCTGGTTTCTGCGCGCCGAGTTCGACAATGTGCGTGATGGTATCATCTATGGCGCTTTGGTCGGGATCGGATTCAATATCGCCGAGTATGCGCTTTATGTGATGCAGGGGTACGCCGAAAGCGGCGTCGCGCCTTTCGCCGAGCAGTTCGCCGGTCGTTTCGTCTTCCTCGGTTTCAATGGGCATATGCTCTGGAGCGCCATCTGCGGCGCTGGCGTCGGGTTTGCGCGCCAGTCAACTGGCGGCGGTTGCACCACGCTGGGAGCGCCGGTCGCCGGATACCTGGCGGCAACGTTCGGTCACGCACTCAACAATTCGGTTGGCGTCTTCCTTCTGGGAGTCATTCTGGTCGTGATGGGGTATGATGTCGAAGGCGGGTTGATGAGCGTCTCGCCTTTTGCGCTGTGGACGGCGGCAGCAATTATGAATGTGCTGGTGCAGGGCGTGTTCTACGTTGCGTTGCTGGTGTTGCTGGCGCTGACCTCGCGCTGGGAGCGCGAAGTGATCCGCACCTACCTGGCGGACGAGGTTGGCGTCAGCGTCACGCCCGAAGAGTATTCCGCAATTGTGAATGATCGTATGTTTGGCGCACTGGGAAGCCGCGGCACTCCGTGGCAGTTGGCGCTGGCGCAGAATGAACTGGCATTCCGCAAATGGCACGTCGCGCGCGAAGGCGGCAACCCGGCGACCGATCCGCTGGTTGCGGCATGGCGCCAGGATATTGCGACGCTCCGTGAAGAATGGCTTCGTTCTCGACAGGTGAGTCAGGCATGA
- a CDS encoding agmatine deiminase family protein, producing MTTSQPTPAQLGYRMPAEWAPHQATWLSWPHNEESWPGKLHIVLPIYARMVAALARSETVHINVNDEAMEEEACRLLHSVGAEGDIHFHHFPTNDAWCRDHGAIFVVRDGDDPLAAIRWEYNAWGGKYPPFDLDRQIPRRMAEALGAPCFDGGMVLEGGSIDVNGEGLLLTTEACLLNPNRNPHLTREQIEQRLCDYLGVSTVLWLGDGIVGDDTDGHVDDLTRFVAPDTVVTAVESDPSDENYDALQENLRRLRRMTDHRGGALRIVALPMPPAIVYEGRRLPASYANFYIANRVVLLPTFNHPNDDRAAAILAELFPTREIVGIDCTDMVWGLGAWHCLTQQVPAV from the coding sequence ATGACGACATCCCAACCGACGCCAGCCCAACTCGGATACCGGATGCCGGCTGAGTGGGCGCCACACCAAGCGACCTGGCTCTCCTGGCCCCACAACGAGGAGTCGTGGCCCGGCAAACTGCACATCGTCCTGCCGATCTATGCGCGCATGGTCGCTGCGCTGGCGCGCTCCGAAACCGTTCACATCAACGTCAACGACGAAGCAATGGAAGAAGAAGCGTGTCGATTACTGCACAGCGTCGGCGCCGAAGGCGACATTCACTTTCATCATTTTCCCACCAACGATGCCTGGTGCCGTGACCACGGCGCGATCTTCGTTGTGCGCGATGGCGACGATCCCCTGGCAGCGATCAGGTGGGAGTACAACGCCTGGGGTGGCAAGTACCCGCCCTTCGATCTGGACCGGCAGATTCCCCGGCGCATGGCGGAGGCGCTGGGGGCGCCCTGCTTCGATGGCGGCATGGTGTTGGAAGGCGGCTCGATCGATGTCAATGGCGAAGGACTGTTGCTCACGACCGAGGCTTGCCTGCTCAACCCCAATCGCAATCCGCATCTCACCCGCGAGCAGATCGAGCAGCGATTGTGCGATTATCTGGGTGTCTCAACGGTGCTCTGGCTTGGCGATGGGATCGTAGGCGACGACACCGATGGGCACGTTGACGACCTGACCCGCTTTGTCGCGCCCGACACCGTTGTGACTGCGGTGGAAAGCGATCCGTCGGATGAGAATTACGACGCGCTCCAGGAAAATCTCCGTCGTCTGCGGCGCATGACCGATCACCGCGGCGGGGCGCTGCGGATCGTCGCACTGCCGATGCCACCTGCAATTGTGTATGAAGGGCGGCGCCTGCCCGCTTCCTACGCGAACTTTTACATTGCCAATCGTGTTGTGCTGCTCCCCACGTTCAACCACCCGAACGACGACCGCGCAGCAGCGATCCTGGCGGAACTTTTTCCGACACGCGAGATTGTGGGGATTGACTGCACCGATATGGTGTGGGGGCTTGGCGCCTGGCACTGCCTGACGCAGCAGGTTCCGGCGGTGTAA
- a CDS encoding MBL fold metallo-hydrolase encodes MELRSRAVGPWPMNSYALVCPTTRHSVLIDPGAESDELIAMLDDTTPVAILLTHTHPDHIGALEEVRNRLGVPVFAHPGPCVAGMAPVDRALAHGDVVTVGDSVIRAWHTPGHTADMVCYLVEGAPIAVVGDTLFDGGPGRTWSVDDFHTTLVTLRTIVLTWSDDTICYPGHGPSFRLGDRRAAIERFLAHAPEGFCGDATWDV; translated from the coding sequence ATGGAACTGCGCAGCAGAGCAGTCGGTCCCTGGCCCATGAACAGTTATGCACTGGTTTGCCCGACGACGCGCCACAGTGTTCTGATCGATCCCGGCGCGGAATCGGACGAACTTATCGCTATGCTCGACGACACGACTCCGGTTGCCATTTTGCTGACGCATACCCATCCCGATCACATCGGCGCACTCGAGGAGGTGCGCAACCGGCTCGGTGTGCCGGTCTTCGCCCATCCCGGCCCCTGCGTTGCCGGCATGGCGCCCGTTGATCGCGCGCTGGCGCACGGTGATGTGGTGACGGTCGGTGACTCGGTGATTCGGGCATGGCACACCCCTGGTCACACCGCTGATATGGTGTGCTATCTGGTGGAGGGCGCGCCGATTGCTGTCGTTGGCGACACCCTGTTTGACGGCGGACCGGGACGCACCTGGTCGGTAGACGATTTTCACACAACTCTTGTTACGTTGCGTACCATCGTGCTGACCTGGAGCGATGACACGATCTGCTACCCTGGTCATGGTCCATCCTTCCGGCTTGGCGACCGGCGCGCCGCTATCGAGCGCTTCCTGGCGCATGCGCCCGAAGGTTTTTGTGGCGATGCCACATGGGATGTGTGA
- a CDS encoding SRPBCC family protein, giving the protein MNTVRSGNLTWDKTKTNNGLVVTVERNRRIAASADRVFATLSDPQTLAGLLPRVKKVEVLHRGASSARVATHMAMGPFATIRSEGDVRWKQDQEVVFTSRHPVTVESHWSFVPEGKGTDLRVKLTIDLAPMLGPLAAMVPADQVASMIGPDLDQALSALARRIEGSGVRG; this is encoded by the coding sequence ATGAACACGGTCCGATCTGGTAATCTGACGTGGGACAAAACAAAGACGAATAACGGTCTGGTCGTGACAGTCGAGCGCAACCGACGCATTGCGGCGAGCGCGGATCGCGTGTTTGCCACGCTGTCTGATCCGCAGACGCTGGCAGGGTTGCTTCCACGAGTAAAAAAAGTTGAGGTATTGCACCGTGGCGCATCAAGTGCGCGTGTCGCCACACACATGGCAATGGGACCGTTTGCCACTATTCGATCCGAAGGCGATGTGCGCTGGAAGCAGGATCAGGAAGTCGTCTTTACGTCGCGCCACCCGGTGACCGTTGAGTCGCACTGGTCGTTCGTGCCGGAGGGGAAAGGCACCGATCTGCGTGTCAAACTGACGATTGACCTTGCGCCGATGCTCGGACCGCTGGCTGCTATGGTGCCTGCGGATCAGGTCGCCAGTATGATCGGACCAGACCTCGATCAGGCGCTGAGTGCGCTTGCCCGGCGGATCGAGGGGTCAGGGGTCAGGGGTTAG
- a CDS encoding carbon-nitrogen hydrolase: MSRLVAVGLVQMRMTDDPQRNFGAAVEGIREAAARGAQIVCLPELFRSLYFCQSEDHRHFALAEPIPGPSTEALSALARDLGVVIIASLFEKRAEGLYHNTAAVIDADGRYLGKYRKMHIPDDPLYYEKFYFTPGDLGFKVFATRYARAGVLICWDQWYPEAARLTALRGADILFYPTAIGWHPQEKDAYGAAQHASWEIIQRSHGIANGCYVVSVNRTGHEGDSDGGIEFWGQSFVSDPSGTILAKAAVDRPDVLVVSIDLARIDEQRTHWPFLRDRRIDAYGEMTRRYIDEE, encoded by the coding sequence ATGTCGCGTCTTGTTGCTGTTGGTCTGGTGCAAATGCGCATGACCGATGATCCGCAGCGGAACTTCGGCGCAGCCGTGGAAGGCATCCGAGAGGCTGCCGCGCGCGGTGCGCAGATTGTCTGTCTGCCGGAACTGTTTCGTTCGCTCTACTTCTGCCAGAGCGAAGACCATCGCCATTTCGCGCTGGCGGAGCCGATCCCCGGTCCGTCCACCGAGGCGTTGAGCGCACTGGCGCGCGACCTTGGCGTGGTGATCATCGCCAGTCTGTTCGAGAAGCGCGCCGAGGGGTTGTATCACAACACTGCCGCCGTCATCGATGCTGATGGTCGCTACCTGGGCAAATACCGCAAGATGCACATTCCTGATGATCCGCTGTACTACGAGAAGTTCTATTTCACCCCCGGCGACCTGGGGTTTAAGGTCTTTGCAACGCGCTATGCGCGCGCTGGCGTTCTCATCTGCTGGGATCAATGGTACCCCGAAGCAGCGCGCCTCACGGCGCTGCGCGGCGCTGATATTCTCTTTTACCCCACGGCGATTGGCTGGCATCCCCAAGAGAAGGACGCATACGGCGCAGCGCAGCACGCGAGTTGGGAAATCATCCAGCGGTCCCACGGCATTGCCAATGGGTGTTACGTCGTCAGCGTCAATCGCACCGGGCACGAAGGCGACTCGGACGGTGGCATCGAGTTCTGGGGTCAGAGTTTTGTTTCCGATCCATCTGGAACGATCCTGGCAAAGGCAGCGGTTGATCGTCCAGACGTGCTGGTGGTGTCGATTGATCTGGCGCGTATCGACGAACAGCGCACCCACTGGCCCTTCCTGCGCGACCGGCGGATCGATGCGTATGGCGAGATGACCAGGCGCTATATCGATGAGGAGTGA
- a CDS encoding Uma2 family endonuclease, whose amino-acid sequence MTVKTDRRRALAMTIPEAPVWRLSLEQCYHIIQTGIRTDDDSVEFLEGLLVTSTPKNSSYNLAAHLTRNALTQVVPAQWYIDAQEPFTADVSEPEPDVLVVCGERRITVTTRRTLRWLWKWQIPRSSGIEPV is encoded by the coding sequence ATGACCGTGAAGACCGATCGGCGTCGTGCGCTGGCGATGACCATTCCAGAGGCGCCGGTCTGGCGGTTGAGCCTGGAGCAGTGCTATCACATAATCCAGACCGGCATCCGCACCGACGATGATTCCGTCGAGTTTCTCGAAGGGTTGTTGGTGACGAGCACGCCCAAAAATTCGTCGTATAACCTTGCGGCACATTTGACACGCAACGCGCTTACGCAGGTTGTGCCAGCGCAATGGTATATTGATGCGCAGGAACCATTCACCGCTGACGTGAGCGAGCCGGAACCGGATGTTCTGGTCGTCTGTGGCGAGCGCCGTATCACGGTCACCACCCGCAGGACATTGCGCTGGTTGTGGAAGTGGCAGATACCACGCTCAAGCGGGATCGAACCGGTATGA
- a CDS encoding DUF92 domain-containing protein, whose protein sequence is MIDVPRIAAGLVLSTVIGAVAYRRQSLDLSGWLGAVVTGTLTFGFGGWTWGCVLIVFFVTSSALSHFRQAQKQRIAGEKFEKGGRRDLWQALANGGAGATLALVYGLAGEPTVLLAAYVGIMATVTADTWATEIGVLSPHSPRLITSGRVVPPGTSGGVTIYGFGASAAGAFLIGAATLGLMAVEREIWLPLLLPVALAGGVGGSLLDSLLGATVQAMYLSPTGETEKRASREGRVFPLVRGWRWMNNDMVNFLSSLAGGAVAAGMYAWIAG, encoded by the coding sequence ATGATCGATGTTCCTCGCATTGCTGCCGGATTGGTGTTGAGCACCGTCATCGGCGCTGTCGCTTACCGCAGACAATCGCTCGACCTCAGCGGCTGGCTTGGCGCCGTTGTCACCGGAACGTTGACCTTCGGTTTTGGCGGGTGGACGTGGGGATGCGTGCTGATTGTCTTTTTTGTGACATCCAGCGCGCTCTCTCATTTTCGGCAGGCGCAGAAGCAGCGCATCGCCGGTGAGAAGTTCGAGAAGGGTGGACGGCGCGATCTCTGGCAGGCGCTCGCCAATGGCGGCGCAGGTGCAACGCTTGCGCTGGTCTATGGACTGGCTGGCGAGCCAACTGTGCTGCTGGCGGCATATGTCGGCATCATGGCAACGGTAACCGCCGATACCTGGGCAACCGAAATTGGCGTCCTCAGCCCACATTCGCCGCGTCTGATCACCTCTGGTCGGGTCGTGCCGCCAGGCACATCGGGCGGTGTGACGATCTACGGGTTCGGCGCTTCCGCCGCAGGCGCGTTCCTGATCGGCGCTGCAACACTGGGGTTGATGGCAGTTGAGCGCGAAATCTGGCTTCCTCTGTTATTGCCGGTAGCGCTCGCCGGAGGCGTCGGCGGCAGTTTGCTCGATAGTCTGCTTGGCGCAACGGTGCAGGCAATGTATCTCTCGCCAACTGGCGAAACCGAGAAGCGCGCATCGCGCGAAGGACGCGTCTTTCCCCTGGTGCGCGGATGGCGCTGGATGAACAACGACATGGTCAACTTTCTCAGTTCGCTGGCAGGCGGCGCTGTCGCTGCCGGTATGTACGCCTGGATCGCCGGGTGA